From the genome of Nocardia mangyaensis:
TGGAATCGGCCATCCGCGCCGCCGTGCGCACCACCGGGCCCCGGGTGCGACTGGCCGCGAACATGTCCTTCGCCGCACCCTCGCTGTCCGCGATCGCCGCCGCCCGCGCCGCGCATCCCGACGCCGAGATCGAATACGTCATCAAGCCGTTCCGGCAGCGGATCAACGCCGTCGCCGACGGGGACTGCGATCTGGCGTTGATCCGCGGCAGCGTGGAACAGCCGGGCCTGGCGGTCGAGCAGTTGTGGGTCGAGGACCTGGTGATCGCCATCTCCAGCAGCCACCCGCTGGCCGAACGCGGCGCGGTCACCCTCGCCGACCTCAGCCCCTACCCCCTGCTCCTACCCCCGGAACAAGAGCAGGTCCTCCTGCACACCCTCATCCGCACCGCTTTCGCCGACCTCCCCACCGGCCCCACCTTCGGCCCACCCATCCCGCCCGACCACACCGCCACCATGGAACTGCTCAACCGCCCCGACGCCTGGACCATCCTCTACGAAGGCCCCACCAAGGGCCTGCTCACCCTCGACCTGACCGACCACCGCCTCCGCATCCCCGTCTCCGCCGTCCTGCGCGAAGACGGCCGCCAGAACGCCATCATCGCCACCCTCCTCGACGCCCTGCATCGCGACTGAGCCGCGCGGACCGATCACCAGGTTCCGGTGAGGTCCGTCGGCGAGTCGAGCGCGGGTGCTCGCGGAGCTTTCGCGCCAGAGTTTCGGTTCCCGCGCCACCGCGCGGGGTCAGGCCACCGGCAGGTCGGCGAGTGCGTAGGCGACCGCGGTGTGCAGGGCGAGCATGTCGGGGTCCTCGTCCTCGATGGCCCACGTCATCGACGCGTTCGCGCAGTGCAGCCGAGATCTGCTCGGTCAGAAGTGGACTCGGGTCGGCGAGCCGTTCGCGAAGACCGGCGATCCACCGCACCCCGCCCGCCCCGAACACCTGCCGAATAGTCGCCTCCACCTCGACCGGCAACGACACCACAACGCGCTCCAACGCCACCACTCGACCCTGCCAACCCCGCACCCGTCTCGTCAATCCGAATTACCGAGCGAGACAAGTAAATGACCCCCCAGTGACACCAGTCGACCTGCAAGGATCAGAAGACCAGTGCAGACCAGGGAATCTCTAGCGAGAAGGGATAGGGGAAGGAAACGCGTGCTGCGGAATCGGGTGTCCACTCCCCTGCCAGCAGGTAGTTCGCCTTGCGCAGGGGACGCACGCCCGGCGGGAGCTCGCCGTGACCGGTCTCGAGGATGTACACCCGCAATGCCGCGATGCCGGTGAGGTCCTTTCGCAGTTCGACTTCCCAGTACGACGGAATGCCCGCACCCGCGTAGCGGGCCTTCTTGGCTTCGATCTCGGTCGGTGTGTTCGAGGGTGACAGCACCTCACCCACCAATACCGTGTCAGTGGCGCGCACGTCGGCGCCCGGCTCCAGGCACCGGTGAACGAGGAAGTCGGGGGTGACGAAGTCGGACTTCCCCGTGTGGCCGAAGAAGACATTGGTTTCGAGATTTCCGCGCCAGCAGCGCTCAGGGTGCGAGGACCTGTCATCACTGGAACACCGCCTGATCTCCTGCGTCAGCAACAAGGTTGCCAACTGATGCTCGCCCGACCCCCTACGCATCCACACCACCCGCCCGTCCCACAACTCGATCTGGGCGGCGATCTCTTCGGGTAGCGCCTCGAGCTCCTCCCAGGTCATCCACTCGGGAAGGTCAGGGCGATCGACACTGGGCATGACCATGCATTCATGCTACGCACCACGTCCAGCGCCGATCTTGCAAGACGCAAGTGGCCCCGCCCGGAATCCCGGACGGGGCCACTCGGTGCGCTCAGCGCCGAAACTCAGCCCTTGTGGGACTTCACGGCCTCGGTCAGCTGCGGGGTGACGTTGAACAGGTCGCCCACGATGCCGTAGTCCGCGATCTCGAAGATCGGGGCCTCTTCGTCCTTGTTGACCGCGACGATGGTCTTCGAGGTCTGCATGCCGGCGCGGTGCTGGATGGCGCCGGAGATGCCGAGGGCGATGTAGAGCTGGGGGGAGACCGTCTTGCCGGTCTGGCCCACCTGGAACTGGCCCGGGTAGTAGCCCGAGTCGACCGCGGCACGCGAGGCGCCGACGGCGCCACCGAGCGAGTCGGCCAGCGCCTCGACGACCGCGAAGTTGTCGGCGGATCCGACACCACGGCCGCCGGAGACGACGATGCTCGCCTCGGTCAGCTCCGGACGGTCGCCGCCCACGATCGGCTCACGCGAGACGACCTTGACGACGCCGTCTTCCTGCGCGGGGACCTCGACCGCGACCTGCTCACCGGCCCCGGCCTGCGGAGCGGCCTCGATCGAGCCCGGACGCACCGAGATGACCGGCACGTCGCCGGTGGCCTTGGCGTCGACGGTGAACGCGCCACCGAAGATGGAGTGCACGGCCGAGCCGTCGGCGTTGACGTCGATGACGTCGATGAGCAGACCGGAGCCGATGCGCGCGGCGAGGCGGCCCGACACCTCCTTGCCCTCGGCGGTGGCGGCGACCAAAACGGCGGCGGGCGCGGCGGAATCGACCAGCGCGGCCAGCACGTCGACCTTCGGGGTGACCAGGAAGCCCTCGATGTCGTCGGACTCGGCGACATAGATCTTCTCGGCGCCCGCGGCGGCCAGCGCGGCGGCCAGCTTGTCGGCGGTCCCGGCCGGGCCCGCCACGACAGCGGCGGGCTCACCCAGGGCACGGGCGGCGGTGAGCAGTTCGGTGCTGACCTTCTTCACGGCACCGTCGGCGTGCTCGACGAGCACAAGTACTTCAGCCATTGTTTCTTTCTCCTTCGAAGTCTCGGACGGGCCGGATCAGATGATCTTCTGACCGATGAGGTAGGTGGCGATCTGGTTGCCGCCCTCGCCCTCGTCCGCGATCTTCTCGCCCGCGGTGCGGGCGGGCTTCGGGGTGGCGCCGGTGACCTGGGTGCCTGCGTTGGCGACGCCCACGGTCGACGGGTCGATGCCCAGATCGGCGAGGGTGAAGACCTGAACTTCCTTCTTCTTCGCGGCCATGATGCCCTTGAAGGAGGGGAAGCGAGGCTCGTTGATCTTCTCGGAGACCGAGACGATCGCGGGCAGCGACGCCTCGAGCTTGAACACGCCCTCGTCGGTCTCGCGGTCGCCGGTGATCTTCTCGCCGTCGACGGTGAGCTTGCGCAGGTGCGTCAGCTGCGGGATGCCGATGTACTCGGCGATGATCGCGGGCACGGCACCGGCGCGACCGTCGGTGGCCTCGTTGCCGGCGATGACCAGCTCGACGCCCTCGACCTGGCCGAGCGCGGCGGCCAGCACGTAGGCGGTCTGCACGGCGTCGGAGCCGTGGATCGCCGGGTCGTTGATGTGGATGGCCTTGTCGGCGCCCATGGACAGCGCCTTGCGGATGGCCTCGGTGGCGCGATCCGGACCGGCTGCGAGCACGGTCACCTCGCCGCCCTGGGCCTCCTTGATCAGCAGCGCTTCCTCGACGGCGCGCTCGTTGATCTCGTCGAGCACGGCGTCGGCCGCCTCGCGGTCGAGGGTGTAGTCACCATCGGTCAGCTTGCGCTCGGACCAGGTGTCGGGGACCTGCTTGATGAGTACGACGATGTTCGGCATCGGTCTTCGTCGACCTCCTTCTGGGGACACGGGTGTGGTGGGCCGCACGAGCTGGGCCGTACGTCCGGGTGAGTAGCTCAGAGCGGAACACTACCCTACGCTAAGTTACTCGTGGGTAACCTACTTGCACAAGAGGTTCGCAACCGATCCCTGACTCCCACCCGGACCGGCGGTACCAGTAACGTCAGGGTCATGAGCGAGGCTGTGATCCCTGCCGCACCTGTGGCCGACACACATGAACCACTGCCACTGACCGGCGAGCGGACCGTGCCCGGCATCGCCGAGGAGAACTACTGGTTCCGTCGGCACGAGATCGCCTACGCTCGCCTGCTCGACCGCTGCGCCGACAAGACCGTGCTCGAGGCGGGCTCCGGGGAGGGCTACGGCGCCGACATGATCGCCGGCGTCGCCGCGGGCGTCACCGGTGTCGACTACGACGAGGGCGCCGTCGCGCACGTGCGCGCGCGCTACCCCCGCGTGCGGATGATCCAGGGCAATCTCGCCGCGCTCCCACTCGACGACGAATCCGTCGACGTGGTGGTGAATTTCCAGGTCATCGAGCACTTGTGGGACCAGGCGCAATTCCTGCGCGAATGCCTGCGGGTGCTGCGGCCGGGCGGAGAGCTGCTGATCAGCACGCCGAACCGGATCACCTTCTCCCCTGGTCGCGACACCCCGCTCAACCCGTTCCACACGCGCGAACTCAACGCGGCCGAACTCACCGAACTGCTGGTCGAGGCGGGGTTCACCGTCACGGAGATGCTCGGCGTGCACCACGGCGCGAGCCTGAAAGCGCTCGACGCCAAGCACGGCGGGTCGTTCATCGACGCCCAGATCGAGCGCGCGCTGGCCGGCGAGCCCTGGCCCGCCGACCTCACCGCCGACGTCGCCGCAGTCACCATCGAAGATTTCGACCTGCGCGCGGGCGATATCGACGCCAGCCTGGACCTGGTCGCGATCGCTGAAAAGGCAAGCGCCGGGCGGGCAAGAAGGTGACCGACTCCCGCTCCGCCGGGTCCGGCTCCGTGCCGGGCCAGTTCACTCTCGTCCTGCACTCGCACCTGCCCTGGCTGGCCCATCACGGCCGCTGGCCGGTCGGCGAGGAGTGGCTCTACCAATCCTGGGCCGCGTCCTATCTACCCCTGGTCCGCGTCCTGAAAAACCTTGCAGCCGAAGGACATTCACATCTGCTGAGCCTCGGCATCACGCCAGTGCTCGCCGCCCAGCTCGACGATCCGCACAGCCTGGCGGGCATGCACCACTGGCTGGGCAACTGGCAGTTGCGTGCCGATGAAGCGTCGATGTCGGGCAATGTGGCACTGGGCAGCCACGAACATCGGCTCGCCGCAACGGCTTTGACGGAGTTCGAACGCGACTGGCGGCACGGCAGCGCGCCGGTCTGGCGCTCGCTCATCGACGCCGACGCGATCGAACTGCTCGGCGGTCCGCTGGCCCACCCCTTCCAGCCACTGCTCGACGACCGGCTGCGGCGGTTCCAGCTCACCGAGGGCCTGGCCGACGCGCGGTTGCGCTGGGGTACCACCCCGACCGGAATCTGGGCGCCGGAATGCGGCTACACCCCCGGCATGGAACACGGCTACGCCGACGCGGGTGTGACGCATTTCATGGTCGACGGACCGTCACTGCGCGGCGACACCACCCTCGGCAGGCCGGTTCGCGACTCCGATGTGCTCGCCTTCGGCCGCGATCTGCAGGTGAGTTACCGGGTCTGGTCGCCGAAACAGGGCTATCCGGGCCAGAGCGCCTACCGCGATTTCCACCACTACGACCACGCGACAGGTCTCAAACCCTCGCGCGTCACCGGCAAAACCGTCGCCGGTCCCGACAAGGCCCCTTACGATCCGCAACTCGCCGCCGAGGCCATCACCCGCGATGTCGCCGACTTCGTCGAGACCGTGCGCGCCCGGCTGATCGAGGAGTCCGCGCGCATCGGCCGACCGGCGCTGGTGGTCGCCGCCTTCGACACCGAACTGTTCGGGCACTGGTGGCACGAGGGGCCGCAGTGGCTCGAGCAGGTGCTGCGCGCGCTGCCCGCGGCCGGTGTCACCGTCGGCACTCTCGCCGACGCCCGCGACAACGGCTTCGTGGGCGAACCCGTGCAGCTCAACGACTCGTCGTGGGGTTCGGGCAAGGACTGGCGGGTGTGGGCGGGTGACCAGGTCGCCGACCTCGTCGAACTCAATGCCGAGGTGGTGCGGCTGGCGCTGGACACCATCGACAAGGTCCGCGGCGACGAGGCCGGCCTGCGCGATCCGGTCGCCGACCAGTTGCTGCGCGAAGCGATTCTCACCGTCTCCAGCGACTGGGCGTTCATGGTCAGCAAGGACTCCGCGGCCGGGTACGCCCGCGACCGGGCGCACGAGCACGCGCACGCCGTGCGTGAACTCGCCGAGGCGATCGGCGCCGGTCAGTTCGCCAAAGCGGCCCGACTCGCGGCAGGATGGAACGCGGCCGACGGATTCTTCCCAGGTCTGGACGCGCGGCGGGTGCCGACCGCCGTCCCGTCGGCCGCCGCTGAAGGATTCGCATGAAGATTTTGATGGTGTCGTGGGAGTACCCGCCGGTCGTGGTCGGCGGGCTCGGCAGGCATGTGCACCACCTCGCGGTGGAGCTGGCCGCGGCCGGTCACGAGGTGGTGGTGCTGGCACGCAGGCCCACCGGCACCGATCCGCTGACCCACCCCACACACTCCTACATCGCCGACCGCGTGCTCGTGGTCGCGGTGGCGGAGGACCCGCCGTGCTTCGACTTCGGCGAGGACATGCTCGCCTGGACGCTGGCCATGGGGCACGCGATGGTTCGCGCGGGGGTCGCACTCGGCAAGCCCGGGGTCGGCGAGGGCTGGACGCCCGACGTGGTGCACGCCCACGACTGGCTGGTCGCGCATCCGTCGATCGCGCTGGCCGAGTACTACGACGTGCCGCTCATCTCGACCATTCACGCCACCGAGGCCGGTCGGCACAGCGGCTGGGTGTCGGGGCGGGTCAACAAGCAGGTCCACTCCGTGGAGTGGTGGCTGACCAACGAATCCGATCAGCTCATCACCTGCTCGGCCTCCATGCAGGACGAGGTGGACCGGCTCTACGGGCCCGAGCTGTCCCCGATCACGGTGATCCGCAACGGCATCGACGTCGGCTCGTGGAGTTTCCGGCCCCGCGCTCCGCGCTCCGGACCGCCACGACTGCTCTATGTCGGCCGTCTCGAATACGAGAAGGGCGTGCAGGACGCGATCGCGGCCCTGCCCCGCATCCGCCGCGCCCACCCCGGCACCACGCTCACCGTGGCCGGTGTCGGCACCCAGTTCGACTGGCTGCGGGAGCGCGCCCGCGTGCATCGCGTCGCCCGCGCCGTGAATTTCGTGGGCAGCCTCGGCCACGCCGAACTGCTCGGCTGGCTGCACGGCGCCGACGCCATCGTCTTGCCCAGCCGCTACGAACCCTTCGGCATCGTCGCCCTCGAGGCCGCCGCCGCCGGTGTCCCCCTGATCGCCTCCACCGCGGGTGGCCTGGGCGAAGCGGTGATCGACGGCGTCACCGGCGCCTCCTTCGAACCCGCCGACATCGACGGCATCGTCGACGCCGCCCGCGCGGTCCTCGACGACCCCGCCACCGCCCAGGACCGCGCCTACACCGCCCGCGAACGCCTCACCGCCGACTTCGCCTGGGACGTCGTGGCCGCCGAAACCGCCCAGGTCTATTCGGTGGCCAAACGCCGAGTCCGCACCTCCCTCGGCCGCCCCACCATTCTCGAACGCCCCCTCCCAGAACGGGATCCGAAATAGTCCCTACGGCATCAACCCAGTCCGTGTAAACCTGCCCTTGACAATCCAGCCACTACCCCGGCAACCGACGCGACACACTTCCCCCGCATCATCGCGGCACGACAAAAGGTCGCCACCGCAGAAGCCGAGTTGCGGGCCGCAGTCCGCGAAGCGCATGCGGGGGGGGAACTCCTGGACCGTCATCGGAACCGCATTGGATACAACCCGGCACGCTGCGTTCCAGCGGTTCGGCAAAGCTTGACCGGTCACACCACAAGTCCCGCGTGAGTCGACGACGAAGCTGACTCACGGGAGCTGGCGGAGGCCCCTCACAGGAGCCCGTCGGGGTGACCCGCGCAGTCCGCTAGCGCCCCGACCACCCCTGGCAGCGGTGTCGCCACTACCAAACGGCCGGTGCGCAAGACCAAGCCTGATCC
Proteins encoded in this window:
- a CDS encoding LysR family transcriptional regulator, producing the protein MELRQLAYFVAVCEELSFSRAASRCFISQSAISHQIARLERDLGAQLFERTTRAVVPTDATLRLLPLAKQMLSLESAIRAAVRTTGPRVRLAANMSFAAPSLSAIAAARAAHPDAEIEYVIKPFRQRINAVADGDCDLALIRGSVEQPGLAVEQLWVEDLVIAISSSHPLAERGAVTLADLSPYPLLLPPEQEQVLLHTLIRTAFADLPTGPTFGPPIPPDHTATMELLNRPDAWTILYEGPTKGLLTLDLTDHRLRIPVSAVLREDGRQNAIIATLLDALHRD
- a CDS encoding Uma2 family endonuclease, with amino-acid sequence MVMPSVDRPDLPEWMTWEELEALPEEIAAQIELWDGRVVWMRRGSGEHQLATLLLTQEIRRCSSDDRSSHPERCWRGNLETNVFFGHTGKSDFVTPDFLVHRCLEPGADVRATDTVLVGEVLSPSNTPTEIEAKKARYAGAGIPSYWEVELRKDLTGIAALRVYILETGHGELPPGVRPLRKANYLLAGEWTPDSAARVSFPYPFSLEIPWSALVF
- a CDS encoding electron transfer flavoprotein subunit alpha/FixB family protein; translation: MAEVLVLVEHADGAVKKVSTELLTAARALGEPAAVVAGPAGTADKLAAALAAAGAEKIYVAESDDIEGFLVTPKVDVLAALVDSAAPAAVLVAATAEGKEVSGRLAARIGSGLLIDVIDVNADGSAVHSIFGGAFTVDAKATGDVPVISVRPGSIEAAPQAGAGEQVAVEVPAQEDGVVKVVSREPIVGGDRPELTEASIVVSGGRGVGSADNFAVVEALADSLGGAVGASRAAVDSGYYPGQFQVGQTGKTVSPQLYIALGISGAIQHRAGMQTSKTIVAVNKDEEAPIFEIADYGIVGDLFNVTPQLTEAVKSHKG
- a CDS encoding electron transfer flavoprotein subunit beta/FixA family protein, coding for MPNIVVLIKQVPDTWSERKLTDGDYTLDREAADAVLDEINERAVEEALLIKEAQGGEVTVLAAGPDRATEAIRKALSMGADKAIHINDPAIHGSDAVQTAYVLAAALGQVEGVELVIAGNEATDGRAGAVPAIIAEYIGIPQLTHLRKLTVDGEKITGDRETDEGVFKLEASLPAIVSVSEKINEPRFPSFKGIMAAKKKEVQVFTLADLGIDPSTVGVANAGTQVTGATPKPARTAGEKIADEGEGGNQIATYLIGQKII
- a CDS encoding methyltransferase domain-containing protein; translation: MSEAVIPAAPVADTHEPLPLTGERTVPGIAEENYWFRRHEIAYARLLDRCADKTVLEAGSGEGYGADMIAGVAAGVTGVDYDEGAVAHVRARYPRVRMIQGNLAALPLDDESVDVVVNFQVIEHLWDQAQFLRECLRVLRPGGELLISTPNRITFSPGRDTPLNPFHTRELNAAELTELLVEAGFTVTEMLGVHHGASLKALDAKHGGSFIDAQIERALAGEPWPADLTADVAAVTIEDFDLRAGDIDASLDLVAIAEKASAGRARR
- a CDS encoding glycoside hydrolase family 57 protein, which produces MTDSRSAGSGSVPGQFTLVLHSHLPWLAHHGRWPVGEEWLYQSWAASYLPLVRVLKNLAAEGHSHLLSLGITPVLAAQLDDPHSLAGMHHWLGNWQLRADEASMSGNVALGSHEHRLAATALTEFERDWRHGSAPVWRSLIDADAIELLGGPLAHPFQPLLDDRLRRFQLTEGLADARLRWGTTPTGIWAPECGYTPGMEHGYADAGVTHFMVDGPSLRGDTTLGRPVRDSDVLAFGRDLQVSYRVWSPKQGYPGQSAYRDFHHYDHATGLKPSRVTGKTVAGPDKAPYDPQLAAEAITRDVADFVETVRARLIEESARIGRPALVVAAFDTELFGHWWHEGPQWLEQVLRALPAAGVTVGTLADARDNGFVGEPVQLNDSSWGSGKDWRVWAGDQVADLVELNAEVVRLALDTIDKVRGDEAGLRDPVADQLLREAILTVSSDWAFMVSKDSAAGYARDRAHEHAHAVRELAEAIGAGQFAKAARLAAGWNAADGFFPGLDARRVPTAVPSAAAEGFA
- a CDS encoding glycosyltransferase family 4 protein, yielding MKILMVSWEYPPVVVGGLGRHVHHLAVELAAAGHEVVVLARRPTGTDPLTHPTHSYIADRVLVVAVAEDPPCFDFGEDMLAWTLAMGHAMVRAGVALGKPGVGEGWTPDVVHAHDWLVAHPSIALAEYYDVPLISTIHATEAGRHSGWVSGRVNKQVHSVEWWLTNESDQLITCSASMQDEVDRLYGPELSPITVIRNGIDVGSWSFRPRAPRSGPPRLLYVGRLEYEKGVQDAIAALPRIRRAHPGTTLTVAGVGTQFDWLRERARVHRVARAVNFVGSLGHAELLGWLHGADAIVLPSRYEPFGIVALEAAAAGVPLIASTAGGLGEAVIDGVTGASFEPADIDGIVDAARAVLDDPATAQDRAYTARERLTADFAWDVVAAETAQVYSVAKRRVRTSLGRPTILERPLPERDPK